A genomic region of Roseateles amylovorans contains the following coding sequences:
- a CDS encoding TetR/AcrR family transcriptional regulator encodes MEQSPNKDRPTPRLRRGPAEMAALKRDMLERARAIYRDEGVEALSMRRLAQELGISTMAIYSYFANKQALLDGLWIEVFEALTDELLEAGNGQRGPREVLQAHLLCFFDFWERHPEQFRMIYMSQSSASLTQVGEAQQPIYTRLLGLIHERVAACAPAGHVPEEGEVRAMTDLMSAKTMGYLLLVVGLPRYPLHDREALRDRIVQGVLRDVAHGVSASVN; translated from the coding sequence TTGGAACAGTCACCCAACAAGGACCGTCCGACCCCGCGGCTGCGACGCGGCCCGGCGGAGATGGCCGCCCTGAAACGCGACATGCTGGAGCGGGCGCGCGCGATCTACCGTGACGAAGGGGTGGAAGCGCTGAGCATGCGTCGTCTGGCGCAGGAGCTGGGCATTTCCACCATGGCGATCTACAGCTACTTCGCCAACAAGCAGGCCTTGCTGGATGGCCTGTGGATCGAAGTCTTCGAAGCGCTGACCGATGAGCTGCTGGAGGCCGGCAATGGCCAGCGCGGTCCCCGGGAGGTGCTGCAAGCCCATCTGCTGTGCTTCTTCGATTTCTGGGAACGCCATCCGGAGCAGTTCCGGATGATCTACATGTCCCAGAGCAGTGCGTCGCTGACGCAGGTCGGCGAGGCCCAGCAACCCATCTACACCCGGCTGCTGGGCCTGATCCACGAGCGGGTGGCCGCGTGCGCGCCTGCAGGGCATGTACCGGAAGAGGGTGAGGTCCGGGCGATGACCGACCTCATGAGCGCCAAAACCATGGGCTACCTGCTGCTGGTGGTGGGGCTGCCGCGTTATCCCCTGCACGATCGTGAGGCATTGCGCGACCGGATCGTGCAGGGCGTGCTCCGCGATGTGGCGCACGGGGTGAGCGCGTCCGTGAACTGA
- a CDS encoding phasin family protein produces MLTPEQLIAAQKTQLNALFGLTSKAFEGVEKLVELNLQVARTALSEAAETAQTVLSIKDAQELMALQASLLQPSAEKAVAYSRHVYDITTATTSEFTKLAEAQVADAQDKFGSVVENATKNAPAGTENAVALVKSAVAAANNAYESMQKAVKQASEIVENNVNTVTTTALKTSQTARAPKRAAA; encoded by the coding sequence ATGCTGACCCCAGAACAACTGATCGCCGCCCAGAAGACCCAGCTGAACGCCCTGTTCGGCCTGACGAGCAAGGCTTTCGAAGGCGTCGAGAAGCTGGTCGAACTGAACCTGCAAGTCGCCCGCACCGCCCTGAGCGAAGCGGCTGAAACCGCCCAGACCGTGCTGTCCATCAAGGACGCCCAGGAACTGATGGCCTTGCAAGCCTCGCTGCTGCAGCCGTCCGCTGAAAAGGCCGTGGCCTACAGCCGCCACGTCTACGACATCACCACCGCCACCACCTCGGAATTCACCAAGCTGGCTGAGGCGCAGGTCGCTGATGCGCAAGACAAGTTCGGCTCGGTCGTCGAGAACGCGACCAAGAACGCACCTGCTGGCACGGAAAATGCTGTTGCATTGGTGAAGTCGGCGGTCGCCGCGGCCAACAACGCTTACGAGAGCATGCAAAAGGCTGTCAAGCAAGCCAGCGAGATCGTTGAGAACAATGTCAACACCGTGACCACCACGGCGTTGAAGACCAGCCAGACGGCACGCGCGCCGAAACGCGCGGCAGCCTGA
- a CDS encoding histone deacetylase family protein, which produces MRAFHYDHLTLALPPGHRFPQSKYQLLRERLERDPGLLRLQVAQPADTDVLALVHTPDYIDAVLHGTLSPAAQREIGFPWAPSLLRRSLFSVGATIDAARAALEEGVAASLAGGTHHAYADKGSGFCVFNDVAVAARVMQAAHHRARRAPAALAPMHGPAGLGVLVIDLDVHQGNGTASIFAEDETVFTLSLHGEKNFPFRKERSDLDVGLPDGCGDEAYLRALDDAMAEVWRRLDGRMPGLAFYLAGADPHEGDRLGRLKLTADGLLQRDRRVLEALFDRHIPVALSMAGGYGEDLSVTVDIQQRTLEAAAQAWGRWRDRQTQAGTAAGLSTTG; this is translated from the coding sequence ATGCGTGCGTTCCACTACGACCATCTGACGCTGGCGCTGCCGCCCGGCCACCGCTTCCCCCAGTCCAAATACCAGTTGCTCCGTGAGCGGCTGGAGCGCGACCCCGGCCTGCTGCGCCTGCAAGTGGCGCAACCGGCGGATACCGACGTGCTGGCGCTGGTGCACACGCCGGACTACATCGACGCCGTCCTGCACGGCACCCTGAGCCCGGCCGCCCAGCGCGAAATCGGCTTCCCTTGGGCGCCCAGCCTGCTGCGACGTTCGCTGTTCTCGGTCGGCGCCACCATCGACGCCGCCCGCGCTGCACTGGAAGAGGGCGTGGCCGCCAGCTTGGCGGGCGGTACGCACCATGCGTATGCAGACAAGGGCAGCGGCTTCTGCGTGTTCAATGATGTGGCGGTCGCCGCGCGCGTGATGCAGGCGGCGCATCACCGCGCCAGGCGTGCGCCAGCAGCTTTGGCGCCCATGCATGGTCCGGCGGGGCTGGGCGTGCTGGTGATCGACCTGGATGTCCATCAAGGCAACGGCACCGCCAGCATCTTCGCGGAGGACGAGACCGTCTTCACCCTGTCGCTGCACGGCGAAAAAAACTTCCCATTCCGCAAGGAACGCAGCGACCTGGATGTCGGCCTGCCGGATGGCTGCGGTGACGAGGCCTACCTCCGCGCGCTCGACGATGCGATGGCAGAGGTCTGGCGCCGCCTGGACGGCCGCATGCCCGGTCTCGCCTTCTACCTGGCCGGTGCCGATCCGCATGAAGGCGACCGGCTTGGCCGCTTGAAGTTGACCGCGGATGGGCTGTTGCAACGAGACCGTCGGGTGCTGGAGGCGCTCTTCGATCGACACATCCCGGTGGCCCTCAGCATGGCCGGCGGTTATGGCGAAGACCTGTCGGTGACAGTCGACATCCAGCAGCGGACCTTGGAGGCGGCGGCGCAAGCCTGGGGTCGATGGCGTGATCGACAAACGCAGGCCGGCACCGCCGCCGGCCTGTCGACGACGGGCTGA
- a CDS encoding cupin domain-containing protein, whose translation MYALSSSAQPLTPPPDESAEHCQAAMSPALSRRSTAPPPVTVESLANVTPTYRGEPVQMPPSPRLTAAVLNLESRQPLDRASGLVARYAYVQEGTLCVVEADGAGHVTHQRGSFVADTGQLAWAGTDGAQLLLIDHRDPATQALPADRGSRPGARLLWDAVGSYNGDPLRMPAQPRVLAAHYTVEPAAKLPVHMHPAPRYGQMLSGQLEITDVDTGRVRRFEAGELIVEMQNRWHSAVNVGSEPVRLLVIDHVAQDADHNTVMWHSCLDGGHPPAKPAQSGATSD comes from the coding sequence ATGTATGCCTTGTCTTCGTCGGCACAGCCATTGACCCCTCCGCCCGACGAGTCGGCTGAGCACTGCCAAGCGGCGATGTCGCCGGCCTTGTCTCGACGATCCACGGCACCGCCACCCGTGACCGTCGAGTCGTTGGCCAACGTGACGCCGACCTATCGCGGCGAGCCGGTTCAGATGCCGCCATCGCCCCGCCTCACTGCGGCGGTGCTCAACCTTGAATCGCGGCAACCACTGGATCGGGCGTCGGGTCTGGTGGCGAGGTATGCCTATGTCCAGGAAGGCACGCTGTGCGTGGTGGAGGCTGACGGCGCCGGGCATGTCACCCATCAGCGCGGATCGTTCGTGGCGGATACCGGCCAGTTGGCCTGGGCTGGGACCGATGGCGCGCAACTGCTGCTGATCGATCATCGGGATCCCGCCACCCAGGCGCTGCCTGCGGACCGCGGCAGCCGGCCAGGCGCCCGGCTGCTCTGGGACGCCGTCGGCAGCTACAACGGCGATCCGTTGCGCATGCCCGCGCAGCCGAGGGTGCTCGCGGCGCATTACACGGTCGAGCCGGCAGCGAAATTGCCGGTGCATATGCATCCTGCGCCCCGTTATGGCCAGATGCTGTCCGGCCAGTTGGAGATTACCGACGTCGACACCGGCCGCGTCCGCCGATTCGAAGCGGGCGAGCTCATTGTCGAGATGCAGAACCGTTGGCATTCAGCGGTCAACGTCGGCAGTGAGCCCGTGCGCCTGCTGGTGATCGACCACGTAGCTCAGGATGCCGATCACAACACCGTCATGTGGCACAGTTGCCTGGATGGGGGCCACCCGCCCGCTAAGCCTGCACAGTCAGGCGCGACATCCGACTGA
- a CDS encoding acyl-CoA thioesterase: protein MTAERPTPEPRSAFAHFIPVPTRWMDNDLYGHLNNVVYYSLFDTAVNRYLIEQGALDLHQGAVIGLVVETHCNFFASLAFPQAVEAGLRVSRRGRSSVRYEIGLFAAGEPLCAARGHFVHVYVDRQSRRPVDALPEAYLTALVALEMT from the coding sequence ATGACCGCCGAACGCCCGACACCCGAGCCGCGCAGCGCCTTCGCCCACTTCATCCCGGTGCCGACCCGCTGGATGGACAACGACCTCTACGGCCATCTCAACAACGTCGTCTACTACAGCCTCTTCGATACGGCGGTGAATCGCTACCTGATCGAGCAGGGCGCACTGGACCTGCACCAGGGCGCGGTCATCGGACTGGTGGTGGAGACGCACTGCAACTTCTTTGCGTCGCTGGCATTTCCACAGGCGGTCGAGGCCGGCTTGCGCGTCAGCCGGCGGGGCCGCTCCAGCGTGCGTTACGAGATCGGCCTCTTCGCTGCGGGCGAGCCGCTGTGCGCGGCGCGCGGTCACTTTGTCCATGTGTATGTGGACCGACAATCGCGGCGTCCTGTCGATGCACTGCCCGAGGCCTACCTGACCGCACTGGTCGCACTGGAGATGACATGA
- a CDS encoding nitroreductase, protein MSLPDPFLVPTDAQTAAVEAAIQTRHSMRAFLPTPVPRDLIERVLEVAARAPSGTNTQPWQVHVLTGDAKDRLADRIQACYDDPEALATHSEEYHYYPREWVSPYIDRRRKVGWDLYGLLGITKTDKLRMHEQHGRNYRFFDAPVGLMFTIDRVMRQGSWLDYGMFLQNIMIAARAHGLHTCPQAAFTQFHRLIAEDLGLGPEQMLVCGMSLGYADPQAVENTLVTEREPVSGFTRFIE, encoded by the coding sequence ATGAGCCTGCCCGATCCCTTTCTGGTCCCCACCGATGCGCAGACGGCCGCTGTCGAGGCGGCCATTCAGACGCGCCACTCGATGCGCGCCTTCCTGCCCACCCCGGTGCCGCGGGACCTGATCGAGCGCGTGCTGGAGGTGGCGGCGCGCGCGCCCTCGGGCACCAACACCCAGCCCTGGCAGGTCCACGTGCTCACCGGGGACGCCAAGGACCGCCTCGCCGATCGCATCCAGGCCTGCTACGACGACCCCGAGGCCCTGGCGACCCACAGCGAGGAATACCACTACTACCCGCGCGAATGGGTCTCGCCCTACATCGACCGCCGTCGCAAGGTGGGCTGGGATCTGTACGGCCTGCTGGGCATCACCAAGACGGACAAGCTGCGCATGCACGAGCAGCATGGCCGCAACTACCGCTTCTTCGATGCGCCGGTCGGCCTGATGTTCACCATCGACCGCGTCATGCGTCAAGGCAGTTGGCTGGACTACGGCATGTTCCTGCAGAACATCATGATTGCCGCCCGGGCCCACGGCCTGCACACCTGCCCCCAGGCCGCCTTCACCCAATTCCATCGCCTGATCGCCGAAGACCTGGGATTGGGACCGGAGCAGATGCTGGTCTGCGGCATGTCGCTCGGCTATGCCGATCCGCAGGCGGTGGAGAACACCTTGGTCACCGAGCGCGAACCGGTGAGCGGCTTCACCCGATTCATCGAATAG
- a CDS encoding 2-hydroxyacid dehydrogenase produces MSTSTPPTSQAAAGRPKVLVARKTFDDIVDRLRPHFEVESNDTDLPWPQDELIRRLQGKAGVYISGSDKIDVKLLDACPDLRVVCTMAVGYNNIDVAACSERGVLVTNAPDVLTETTADFGFALMMATARRITESEHFLRAGRWQHWSVTLFAGADIHGATLGVLGMGRIGAAIARRGHLGFGMPVIYHNRSRLPADQEGPLGAQWVEKDELLRRADHLVIVVPYSASSHHLIGQRELRLMKPTATLVNIARGGVVDDAALAAELKAGTIAAAGLDVFEGEPTVHPALLDCENVVLTPHIASATVATRRAMSALAVDNLILALTGGTAKTPLNAGQLRAR; encoded by the coding sequence ATGAGCACGAGCACCCCCCCCACGTCCCAGGCTGCCGCCGGCCGGCCCAAGGTCCTGGTGGCCCGCAAGACCTTCGACGACATCGTCGATCGGCTGCGGCCCCATTTCGAGGTGGAGTCCAACGACACCGATCTCCCCTGGCCCCAGGACGAACTGATCCGCCGTCTGCAAGGCAAGGCCGGCGTCTACATCAGCGGCAGCGACAAGATCGACGTCAAGCTGCTGGATGCCTGTCCAGACCTGCGGGTGGTCTGCACCATGGCCGTGGGCTACAACAACATCGATGTGGCCGCCTGCAGCGAACGCGGTGTGCTGGTCACCAATGCCCCCGATGTCCTGACCGAAACTACCGCCGATTTCGGCTTCGCGCTGATGATGGCCACTGCGCGCCGCATCACCGAGAGCGAACACTTCCTGCGGGCCGGACGGTGGCAGCACTGGTCGGTGACCCTGTTCGCCGGGGCGGACATCCATGGCGCCACGCTGGGCGTGCTGGGCATGGGACGCATCGGTGCCGCCATCGCGCGGCGTGGTCACCTGGGGTTCGGCATGCCGGTGATCTATCACAACCGCAGTCGCCTGCCGGCCGACCAGGAAGGCCCGCTGGGCGCCCAATGGGTCGAGAAGGACGAGTTGCTGCGCCGGGCCGACCATCTGGTGATCGTGGTGCCCTACAGCGCCTCCTCGCACCACCTCATCGGGCAGCGTGAACTCCGCCTGATGAAGCCCACCGCGACGCTGGTCAACATCGCCCGCGGCGGTGTGGTGGACGACGCCGCCCTGGCCGCCGAGCTCAAGGCCGGCACCATCGCAGCGGCGGGCCTGGACGTGTTCGAAGGCGAGCCGACCGTGCATCCCGCGCTGCTCGACTGCGAGAACGTGGTGCTGACGCCGCACATCGCCAGCGCGACCGTCGCCACCCGCCGTGCCATGAGCGCGTTGGCGGTGGACAACCTCATCCTGGCGCTCACCGGCGGGACGGCCAAGACGCCGTTGAATGCGGGGCAGCTCCGGGCGAGGTGA
- a CDS encoding DNA recombination protein RmuC → MTFAELLSLGLSVLIVILLLLVLLTQRRQAGAGTQEEPLAPLIQQSGERLERGLRDELSRVNAGLREEMIRANSSLRQETLATLTQFQQALLAQGGDVARTQNEQIDSFRVQLAALQQALAQQAATAREAQDAAGARLASLLTEQMQSLAQRNEVGLAETRRTVEARLQSIQQDNEKKLEQMRATVDEKLHATLEHRLGESFKQVAERLEQVYRGLGEMQTLARDVGSLNRVLTNVKTRGIFGEVQLAGLLEQVFTPEQYASNVETLPGSGARVEFALKLPGQRADGQPLWLPIDAKFPREDYERLIEAQERADAPAAELSARAIETRLRLEAKTIREKYLGPPHTTDFALLFLPTEGLYAEALRRPGLSESLQREHKVMLVGPTTLLATLSSLQMGFRTLALEKRSAEVWEVLSAVKTEFGKFGDVLAKTKKKLEEASNTIDAAEVRTRAMTRRLKTVEALPEDQMSRVLQLGQAADDEGLAG, encoded by the coding sequence ATGACATTCGCCGAACTGCTGAGCCTGGGCCTGTCGGTCCTGATCGTGATCCTGCTGTTGCTCGTGCTGCTGACCCAGCGGCGTCAAGCCGGCGCCGGCACCCAGGAAGAGCCGTTGGCACCCTTGATCCAGCAGTCCGGCGAGCGCCTGGAGCGCGGCCTGCGCGATGAGTTGAGTCGCGTGAATGCCGGCCTGCGCGAGGAAATGATCCGCGCCAACAGCAGCCTGCGCCAGGAAACGCTGGCCACGCTGACCCAGTTCCAGCAGGCGCTGCTGGCCCAAGGCGGCGATGTGGCCCGCACCCAGAACGAGCAGATCGACAGCTTCCGCGTCCAGCTCGCCGCACTTCAGCAGGCCCTGGCCCAGCAGGCCGCCACCGCGCGCGAGGCGCAGGACGCCGCCGGCGCACGTCTGGCCAGCCTGCTGACCGAGCAGATGCAGTCACTCGCCCAGCGCAACGAGGTCGGCCTGGCCGAGACGCGGCGCACCGTCGAAGCCCGTCTGCAATCGATCCAGCAGGACAACGAGAAGAAGCTCGAGCAAATGCGCGCCACCGTGGACGAGAAGCTGCACGCGACGCTCGAGCATCGATTGGGCGAAAGCTTCAAGCAGGTCGCCGAACGGCTGGAACAGGTCTATCGCGGTTTGGGTGAAATGCAGACCCTGGCCCGCGACGTCGGTTCGCTCAACCGGGTGCTCACCAATGTGAAGACCCGTGGCATCTTCGGCGAAGTGCAATTGGCCGGCCTGCTGGAACAGGTGTTCACGCCGGAGCAGTACGCCTCCAACGTCGAGACCTTGCCCGGCAGCGGCGCCCGGGTGGAGTTCGCCCTCAAGCTGCCCGGCCAGCGCGCGGATGGCCAGCCGCTCTGGCTGCCCATCGATGCCAAATTCCCCCGCGAAGACTACGAACGCCTGATCGAGGCGCAAGAGCGCGCCGATGCGCCCGCCGCCGAGCTGTCCGCCCGCGCCATCGAGACCCGACTGCGCCTGGAAGCCAAGACCATCCGCGAAAAGTACCTCGGCCCGCCGCACACCACCGACTTCGCGCTGCTGTTCCTGCCCACCGAAGGCTTGTATGCCGAAGCGCTTCGTCGGCCCGGCCTGTCCGAATCGCTGCAGCGTGAACACAAGGTGATGCTGGTCGGCCCGACCACGCTCCTGGCCACGCTCTCCAGCCTGCAGATGGGCTTCCGCACGCTGGCACTCGAAAAGCGTTCCGCCGAGGTCTGGGAAGTGCTTTCCGCCGTCAAGACCGAATTCGGCAAGTTCGGCGACGTGCTGGCCAAGACCAAGAAAAAGCTCGAGGAAGCCAGCAACACCATCGACGCCGCCGAAGTGCGCACCCGCGCCATGACCCGCCGCCTGAAGACGGTGGAGGCCTTGCCTGAAGACCAGATGTCGCGCGTGCTGCAACTCGGCCAAGCCGCCGACGATGAGGGCCTGGCAGGATGA
- a CDS encoding MFS transporter, which translates to MAATSASEVDLAPASAQPIASAAAPAASVASASASASASAAYASEAAVPSAAHEPPPNLRSAFPAVIATLVAVHACMATTRVAASLWVLSRGYGEWTVGVLLSLFAVAPIGLSLWAGRLADRFGFHRPVGIGVLMAFAGAALSLLALPSQSVWLMGLGCLLCGGAISVAAVAIQREAGLLAADPSQLKRVFSWVALGPALSNALAPVMAGILIDIAGYWAAFSLAVVLPLVAWAVALRVPRHPPRERPTSVKARPAWDLLRDPALRHLLVVNIVLSACWDAHSFVVPVVGHAKGLSASSIGLVLGSFAAAATVVRLAIVRWSHHLDEVKALRAAMTAATLILMVYAWLPGTPGLMIGSAILGIALGSVQPMVLATLHQVTPVDRHGQALGLRMLATNGATVAMPLGFGALASVSAAAAPLWLMAGLLLFAQWPAKQIAALRQKP; encoded by the coding sequence GTGGCCGCCACGTCGGCGTCAGAGGTCGACTTGGCGCCGGCATCGGCCCAGCCGATCGCGTCAGCCGCCGCACCCGCAGCATCTGTCGCATCGGCATCGGCATCGGCATCGGCATCGGCCGCGTACGCCTCCGAGGCCGCGGTGCCGTCCGCCGCCCACGAACCGCCCCCCAATCTGCGCAGTGCCTTTCCCGCAGTCATTGCCACGTTGGTGGCGGTGCATGCCTGCATGGCAACGACCCGGGTCGCGGCCAGTCTCTGGGTGCTGAGCCGGGGCTACGGCGAGTGGACCGTGGGCGTATTGCTGAGCCTGTTTGCAGTCGCGCCAATCGGCTTGTCGCTCTGGGCGGGTCGTCTGGCGGATCGCTTCGGCTTCCATCGGCCGGTGGGCATCGGGGTGCTGATGGCCTTTGCCGGTGCGGCGCTCTCCCTGCTGGCGCTTCCCTCCCAATCGGTGTGGCTGATGGGCTTGGGTTGTCTGCTGTGCGGCGGGGCGATTTCGGTGGCCGCTGTGGCCATCCAGCGAGAGGCCGGTCTGTTGGCGGCTGATCCGTCCCAGCTCAAGCGCGTGTTCAGCTGGGTGGCCCTGGGGCCGGCGTTGTCCAACGCGTTGGCACCGGTCATGGCGGGCATCCTGATCGACATCGCCGGCTACTGGGCGGCGTTTTCGCTGGCGGTGGTGCTTCCGCTGGTCGCCTGGGCGGTGGCGCTACGGGTGCCGCGTCATCCCCCGCGAGAGCGCCCAACGTCCGTCAAGGCGCGTCCGGCCTGGGACCTCCTGCGCGACCCCGCGCTGCGCCATCTGCTGGTGGTGAACATCGTGCTGTCCGCCTGTTGGGATGCGCACAGCTTCGTGGTGCCGGTGGTGGGCCATGCCAAGGGCCTGTCGGCCTCCAGCATCGGCCTAGTGCTGGGCAGTTTCGCCGCCGCCGCGACCGTGGTTCGCCTGGCCATCGTCCGCTGGTCCCATCACCTCGACGAGGTCAAGGCCCTGCGCGCGGCCATGACCGCCGCGACCCTGATCCTGATGGTCTACGCCTGGCTGCCCGGTACCCCAGGGTTGATGATCGGCTCGGCCATCCTCGGCATTGCGCTCGGCTCGGTCCAGCCGATGGTGCTGGCCACCCTGCACCAGGTCACGCCGGTGGATCGGCATGGACAGGCGCTCGGCCTGCGCATGCTGGCCACCAATGGCGCCACCGTCGCCATGCCGCTGGGGTTCGGCGCGCTGGCCAGCGTGAGCGCCGCGGCCGCGCCGCTGTGGCTGATGGCCGGCTTGCTCCTGTTCGCGCAGTGGCCTGCCAAGCAGATCGCCGCACTGCGGCAAAAGCCGTAG
- a CDS encoding S8 family peptidase, with protein sequence MFRMNKISLALALGLISATAAHAGVSSADVDKAPKLLSEQTDRLIVKYKDGSVAVQQRSGVALQAQAVASAALSTRTDKLQQLAAPLGARLSLLRQMGTGAHVYKLDRQLSVAQLRDLGAQIKAADANVDYVEPDRKMYPMLTPDDASYTSQWDLYDTTGGIRAPAAWDQATGTGVVVAVLDTGYRAHADLSGQIVAGYDMIADTFVSVDGNGRDNDPIDPGDYNAANECAAGDPASSSSWHGTHVAGTIAAKTNNALGVAGIAFNAKVQPVRVLGKCGGYTSDIADGITWASGGTVSGIPANATPAKVLNLSLGGSGSCDSTTQAAVNGARARGASVIVAAGNSNADAANFSPASCTGVVTVAATDRYGARAYYSNYGNDVALAAPGGDTRSSASNGILSTLNTGTSTPGSDSYAYYQGTSMASPHVAGVAALLYSAKPTATPDQITAALKSSARAFPGTCNQCGSGLLDANAAITAILSGTGGGTTISEVEPNNNRSAAQVIAAPGTINGGLSATTDTDYFRISLPAGKTLSASLAMGSTIDYDLYLQNSRGSQLRSSELGNGQTDNFTYTNSGTAAITLYLRVAYYGGGASSYTLTLGW encoded by the coding sequence ATGTTTCGTATGAACAAGATCAGCCTTGCCCTGGCTCTGGGTCTGATCAGCGCAACCGCCGCCCATGCCGGCGTTTCCTCCGCGGATGTGGACAAGGCGCCGAAGCTCCTGTCCGAGCAGACCGACCGTCTGATCGTCAAATACAAGGACGGCAGTGTGGCCGTCCAGCAGCGTAGCGGTGTGGCCCTGCAGGCGCAGGCCGTGGCCAGCGCCGCCCTGAGCACCCGGACCGACAAGCTGCAGCAACTGGCCGCCCCGCTGGGCGCCCGCTTGAGCCTGTTGCGCCAGATGGGCACCGGCGCCCACGTCTACAAGCTGGACCGCCAGCTCAGCGTTGCCCAACTGCGCGACCTCGGCGCCCAGATCAAGGCCGCCGACGCCAATGTCGATTACGTCGAGCCGGACCGCAAGATGTATCCGATGCTCACCCCGGATGACGCGAGCTACACGTCCCAATGGGACCTGTATGACACGACCGGCGGCATCCGTGCCCCGGCGGCCTGGGATCAGGCCACCGGCACCGGCGTGGTCGTGGCGGTGCTCGATACCGGCTACAGGGCTCATGCCGACCTGTCCGGCCAGATCGTCGCGGGCTACGACATGATTGCCGACACCTTTGTCTCGGTGGATGGCAACGGTCGGGACAACGACCCGATCGACCCTGGCGACTACAACGCCGCCAACGAATGCGCCGCCGGGGATCCGGCCTCCAGTTCCAGCTGGCACGGCACGCACGTGGCCGGCACCATCGCCGCCAAGACCAACAACGCGCTGGGCGTGGCCGGCATCGCCTTCAACGCCAAGGTGCAGCCGGTGCGCGTACTCGGCAAGTGCGGCGGCTACACCTCCGACATCGCCGACGGCATCACCTGGGCCTCGGGTGGCACGGTGTCCGGCATCCCGGCCAATGCCACGCCCGCCAAGGTGCTGAACCTCTCGCTGGGCGGCAGCGGCAGCTGCGACAGCACCACCCAGGCCGCCGTCAACGGCGCCCGGGCCCGCGGAGCCAGCGTGATCGTGGCGGCAGGCAATTCCAACGCCGATGCGGCCAACTTCAGTCCGGCCAGTTGCACCGGCGTGGTCACGGTGGCGGCGACCGACCGTTACGGCGCGCGGGCCTACTACTCGAACTACGGCAACGACGTCGCGCTGGCCGCGCCGGGTGGCGACACCCGTTCCAGCGCCAGCAACGGCATCTTGTCGACGCTCAACACCGGCACCTCCACGCCGGGCTCCGACAGCTACGCCTACTACCAGGGCACGTCGATGGCGTCGCCACATGTCGCCGGGGTGGCTGCGCTGCTCTACAGCGCCAAGCCGACCGCCACGCCCGACCAGATCACCGCCGCCTTGAAGAGCAGTGCGCGGGCCTTCCCCGGCACCTGCAACCAATGCGGTTCGGGTCTGCTGGACGCCAATGCCGCCATCACAGCGATCCTGAGCGGGACCGGTGGCGGGACGACGATCAGCGAAGTCGAGCCCAACAACAACCGGTCCGCCGCTCAGGTGATCGCCGCGCCGGGCACGATCAATGGCGGGCTGTCGGCCACCACCGATACCGACTACTTCCGCATCAGCCTGCCGGCCGGCAAGACGCTGAGCGCCTCGCTCGCCATGGGCAGCACCATCGATTACGACCTCTACCTGCAAAACAGCCGCGGCTCGCAACTGCGCAGCAGCGAGCTGGGTAACGGTCAAACAGACAACTTCACCTACACCAACAGCGGTACGGCCGCGATCACGCTCTACCTGCGTGTCGCGTACTACGGCGGTGGTGCCAGCAGCTACACGCTGACGCTGGGATGGTGA
- a CDS encoding DUF971 domain-containing protein, which translates to MAGLDPSTPLPTDIVVHQQSRTLELAFSDGARFRIPFELMRVMSPSAEVQGHGPGQEVLQTGKREVQIVAVQQVGHYALQPLFSDGHESGLFTWAYLYSLGRDQAQLMSDYEARLAAAGLDRDAPMPGKKTGGHDGHGCGGAH; encoded by the coding sequence ATGGCCGGCCTCGACCCTTCCACGCCCCTCCCGACCGACATCGTCGTTCACCAGCAGTCACGCACGCTGGAACTGGCGTTTTCCGACGGCGCGCGCTTTCGCATCCCGTTCGAGCTGATGCGGGTGATGAGCCCCTCGGCAGAAGTGCAGGGCCATGGCCCCGGCCAGGAAGTGCTGCAGACCGGCAAGCGCGAGGTGCAGATCGTCGCCGTCCAGCAGGTGGGCCACTACGCGCTGCAGCCGCTGTTTTCCGATGGCCATGAAAGCGGTCTGTTCACCTGGGCCTATCTCTACAGCCTGGGCCGCGACCAGGCGCAGCTGATGAGCGATTACGAAGCCCGCCTGGCCGCCGCCGGCCTGGATCGGGATGCCCCGATGCCCGGTAAGAAGACCGGCGGCCATGACGGACACGGTTGCGGCGGCGCACACTGA